One part of the Glycine soja cultivar W05 chromosome 11, ASM419377v2, whole genome shotgun sequence genome encodes these proteins:
- the LOC114375577 gene encoding ABC transporter E family member 2 has translation MADRLTRIAIVSNDRCKPKKCRQECKKSCPVVRTGRLCIEVTSSSKIAFISEELCIGCGICVKKCPFEAIQIINLPKDLDRDTTHRYGPNTFKLHRLPVPRPGQVLGLVGTNGIGKSTALKVLAGKLKPNLGRFTNPPDWQEILTYFRGSELQNYFTRILEDDLKAIIKPQYVDHIPKAVQGNVGQVLDQKDEREKKEELCADLELNQVIDRNVGDLSGGELQRFAIAVVAIQNAEIYMFDEPSSYLDVKQRLKAAQVIRSLLRPNSYVIVVEHDLSVLDYLSDFICCLYGKPGAYGVVTLPFSVREGINIFLAGFVPTENLRFRDDSLTFKVAETPQETAEEAQTYARYKYPTMSKTQGNFRLRVAEGEFTDSQIIVMLGENGTGKTTFIRMLAGLLKPDTIEGGSEVEMPEFNVSYKPQKISPKFQSTVRHLLHQKIRDAYTHPQFVSDVMKPLLIEQLMDQEVVNLSGGELQRVALCLCLGKPADIYLIDEPSAYLDSEQRIIAAKVIKRFILHAKKTAFVVEHDFIMATYLADRVIVYEGQPSIDCIANTPQSLLSGMNLFLSHLDITFRRDPTNFRPRINKLDSTKDREQKSAGSYYYLDD, from the exons ATGGCGGATCGGTTGACGCGTATTGCCATCGTCAGCAACGACAGGTGCAAGCCCAAAAAGTGCCGCCAGGAGTGCAAGAAGAGTTGCCCCGTCGTCAGAACCG GGAGGTTGTGTATTGAGGTTACTTCCTCGTCCAAGATTGCTTTCATTTCGGAGGAATTGTGTATTGGATGCGGTATTTGTGTTAAG AAATGTCCTTTTGAAGCTATTCAGATTATCAACTTGCCGAAGGACTTGGACAGGGATACTACTCATAGATATGGTCCTAATACTTTTAAGCTGCATAG GTTGCCGGTTCCGAGGCCCGGGCAGGTGCTTGGGTTGGTTGGGACTAATGGGATTGGGAAGTCCACCGCTCTTAAAGTTTTGGCCGGGAAACTGAAGCCGAACTTGGGTCGATTCACT AATCCCCCTGATTGGCAGGAAATTTTGACCTATTTTCGAGGATCTGAACTGCAGAATTATTTTACTCGGATTCTAGAGGATGATTTGAAG GCTATCATCAAGCCTCAGTATGTTGACCATATTCCAAAAGCTGTGCAAGGGAATGTGGGGCAGGTGCTAGACCAGAAagatgagagagagaagaaggagGAGCTTTGTGCTGATCTTGAGCTTAATCAAGTTATAGATCGTAATGTTGGTGATCTTTCGGGTGGTGAGCTCCAAAGGTTTGCCATTGCGGTTGTTGCGATCCAGAATGCTGAGATATACATGTTTGATGAACCTTCTAGTTATCTTGATGTGAAACAGAGGCTGAAAGCTGCCCAAGTTATTCGATCATTGCTTAGGCCTAATAG CTATGTAATTGTTGTTGAGCATGATCTTAGTGTCTTGGACTACTTATCGGACTTTATTTGCTGTCTATATGGTAAACCTGGTGCATATGGAGTGGTGACACTTCCTTTCTCAGTCAGAGAAGGAATTAACATTTTCTTGGCTGGCTTTGTTCCAACAGAAAATCTTAGGTTCCGTGATGACTCACTCACCTTCAag GTTGCTGAGACTCCACAGGAAACTGCTGAGGAAGCTCAGACATATGCTCGATACAAATACCCAACCATGAGCAAAACTCAAGGCAATTTTAGACTTCGTGTAGCTGAAGGAGAATTTACTGATTCTCAGATTATTGTGATGCTGGGTGAGAATGGGACAGGAAAGACGACATTTATTCGAATGCTG GCTGGTTTATTGAAACCTGACACCATAGAAGGTGGATCTGAGGTGGAGATGCCTGAATTTAATGTTTCATACAAGCCTCAGAAGATTAGCCCGAAGTTCCAATCAACTGTTAGGCACTTGCTACATCAAAAAATACGTGATGCATATACTCATCCCCAGTTTGTGTCAGATGTGATGAAGCCACTTCTTATTGAACAGTTAATGGACCAAGAAGTTGTGAATCTTTCTGGTGGAGAGTTGCAGAGAGTTGCTCTGTGTCTCTGTCTTGGAAAG CCTGCAGACATCTATCTGATAGATGAGCCAAGTGCGTATCTAGATTCTGAACAGCGAATTATTGCTGCCAAAGTCATTAAGAGGTTTATTCTTCATGCAAAGAAAACGGCTTTTGTCGTTGAGCATGATTTCATCATGGCAACATATCTTGCAGACAGAGTTATTGTTTATGAGGGCCAACCATCAATTGACTGTATTGCAAATACTCCGCAATCATTGTTGTCTGGGATGAACCTTTTCTTATCA CATCTTGATATCACATTTAGAAGGGACCCAACTAATTTTCGCCCAAGGATCAACAAACTTGATTCAACCAAGGACAGAGAACAAAAGTCTGCCGGGTCTTATTATTACCTTGATGACTGA
- the LOC114376059 gene encoding F-box protein SKIP31-like: MTLSDDEDENLAQFLESEVLSEVSDKEEENVEEPKAKRKRVEEDEITKQKQSSDSSSAPKNIVVSNGVVLRRIETGYFSQIPPELFNHILKFLSSEDLVSCSLVCRFLNYAASDEALWRRLYCMRWGILPPTRKLRECPWKKLYIQRDGEDMVELVRSCQNEFKEYYIQMQAAKRSQAPHPSQLKDDRIILDKTLADQVSSWKSSRGLSDTVVTDHACSGETCSYYHIGDVFICEKTGQVHVCDDTCRELVMDPTNGLLVCTISGHCLDRLLSPSEEMEPDTEQQQGGVADEAEPFMGSGRFARAYLLGYNCADEKELEATLRFC, encoded by the exons ATGACTCTTTCCGATGACGAAGACGAGAATCTAGCTCAATTTCTGGAATCAGAAGTCCTCTCGGAGGTCTCTGACAAG GAAGAGGAAAATGTGGAGGAACCGAAAGCAAAGAGAAAGCGCGTGGAGGAGGATGAGATTACTAAGCAAAAACAAAGTTCTGATTCATCATCTGCGCCCAAGAACATTGTTGTCAGTAATGGGGTGGTGCTGAGAAGGATTGAGACTGGTTATTTCAGTCAAATCCCACCTGAGCTTTTCAATCATATCCTTAAATTTTTGTCCTCCGAG GACCTTGTTTCTTGTTCCTTAGTTTGTAGGTTTTTGAATTATGCTGCATCGGATGAGGCATTATGGCGTCGCTT GTACTGTATGCGATGGGGCATTCTTCCCCCTACAAGGAAGTTAAGGGAATGCCCATGGAAAAAGTTATACATTCAG CGTGATGGAGAGGACATGGTTGAACTTGTTAGAAGCTGCCAAAATGAGTTTAAGGAGTACTACATTCAAATGCAAGCAGCTAAGCGAAGTCAAGCACCTCATCCTTCACAG TTGAAGGACGATAGGATAATCCTTGACAAAACATTAGCTGATCAAGTGTCATCATGGAAAAGCAGCAGGGGTCTAAGTGATACAGTGGTGACTGATCATGCTTGTTCTGGGGAAACGTGCTCTTACTACCATATTGGAGATGTATTTATTTGTGAGAAGACTGGACAAGTTCATG TTTGTGACGATACATGCAGAGAATTAGTTATGGATCCCACAAACGGGCTTTTGGTCTGTACAATATCAGGGCACTGTTTAGATAGATTATTGTCACCTTCGGAAGAAATGGAGCCTGATACT GAGCAGCAGCAAGGTGGTGTGGCTGATGAGGCAGAGCCATTTATGGGATCTGGCCGTTTTG CACGAGCTTATTTGCTGGGATACAATTGTGCTGATGAAAAGGAGCTTGAAGCTACTTTGAGGTTTTGCTGA
- the LOC114376608 gene encoding glycine-rich protein A3-like, with product MGGGKDKHNEEEKGVFSHLAHGVAQAAHGYPPGAYPPPPGAYPPYQGYPPAHGYPPQGGYPPAGYPPAGYPPAAGGYPPAGYPPHGYPGSSAPHGSHAPGHGGMGALLAGGAAAAAAAYGAHHVSHGHHGYGAYGGYGHMPHGKFKHHGKFKHGKFGKHGKFKHGKFGKGMFKKWK from the exons ATGGGAGGTGGCAAGGACAAACACaatgaagaagagaaaggagTTTTCTCACATCTGGCTCATGGAGTAGCTCAAGCTGCTCATGGTTACCCTCCAGGGGCATACCCTCCACCTCCTGGGGCATACCCTCCTTACCAAGGGTACCCACCTGCTCATGGCTACCCTCCACAAGGTGGCTATCCTCCGGCTGGTTATCCCCCTGCTGGCTATCCTCCTGCTGCTGGTGGTTACCCCCCTGCTGGTTACCCTCCACATGGTTATCCTGGATCATCTGCTCCACATG GATCTCATGCGCCTGGGCACGGCGGTATGGGGGCATTGCTTGCTGGTGGTGCTGCTGCGGCAGCAGCTGCGTATGGGGCTCACCATGTTTCCCATGGCCATCATGGATATGGTGCATATGGAGGATATGGACACATGCCCCATGGGAAATTCAAACATCATGGCAAGTTCAAGCATGGAAAGTTCGGCAAGCATGGGAAATTTAAGCATGGGAAGTTTGGCAAGGGTATGTTCAAGAAGTGGAAGTGa
- the LOC114374371 gene encoding upstream activation factor subunit UAF30-like, whose amino-acid sequence MASARVFGAIAGRAFMAAASKSSAKKKPVPSGGAAAKAAVKKPAAPRTTNSGIQKVVPVSSELGDFLGAPQVSRTDAVKKVWAYIKLQNLQNPANKKEIFCDEKLKTIFEGKDKVGFTEIAKLLSSHFVKSG is encoded by the exons ATGGCATCTGCTAGGGTTTTCGGAGCGATCGCCGGGAGAGCGTTCATGGCCGCGGCGTCGAAGAGTTCGGCCAAGAAGAAACCCGTTCCGTCCGGCGGAGCCGCTGCAAAAGCCGCCGTGAAAAAGCCGGCCGCGCCTAGGACCACCAACTCCGGCATACAGAAGGTGGTTCCGGTGTCTTCCGAGCTCGGAGACTTCCTCGGCGCTCCTCAAGTGTCGCGAACCGACGCCGTCAAGAAAGTCTGGGCCTACATCAAGCTGCAGAATCTTCAG AATCCAGCAAATAAGAAGGAGATCTTTTGTGATGAAAAGCTGAAGACCATTTTTGAGGGGAAAGATAAGGTTGGGTTCACAGAGATTGCTAAATTGCTGTCTAGCCATTTTGTGAAATCTGGCTGA
- the LOC114376058 gene encoding uncharacterized protein LOC114376058 has translation MGSFGRRSMSTVAKAVEEITGTGNTKIRKSSSELCTFLGIPRQSRSEIALILSKFIKLYNFKSPGIKKDKIWEQNLQTLLRGRNNVGFPEIAKILSPEFGHGAINVKDSSIGDSSGDATKGKGPKKKGKSSKK, from the exons ATGGGGTCGTTTGGTCGGAGAAGCATGTCCACTGTGGCGAAAGCGGTGGAGGAAATCACCGGCACTGGCAACACCAAGATCCGCAAATCTTCCAGCGAGCTCTGCACCTTCCTCGGCATCCCTCGCCAATCTCGTTCCGAAATCGCTCTCATTCTCTCCAAGTTCATCAAACTCTATAATTTCAAG AGTCCCGGCATTAAGAAGGACAAGATTTGGGAGCAGAATTTGCAGACACTGTTGCGTGGCAGAAACAATGTTGGTTTTCCTGAGATTGCGAAGATACTGTCTCCGGAATTCGGTCATGGCGCGATTAATGTGAAGGACAGTAGTATTGGGGATTCTTCCGGGGACGCCACCAAGGGGAAAGGCcctaaaaaaaaagggaagtccTCTAAGAAGTAG
- the LOC114376816 gene encoding arabinosyltransferase XEG113-like: MACEEVAHSRPLFLTIYTIVIVGIVFSSLYVFSAIRHPSAIPSTWSLSNEDVRLTEQTLNGSQSETVHIVPSVPQEARKMRTRPILSVPPRNKKMPSLNAFRLTKELVQQRVKDNIIILTFGNYAFMDFILTWVEQLNDLGVSNYLVGAMDIKLLEALYWKGIPVFDMGSHMSTDDVGWGSPTFHKMGREKVLLINLILPFGYELLMCDTDMVWLKNPLPYLARYPEADVLTSSDQVVPTVVDDSLEIWQEVGAAYNIGIFHWRPTESAKKLAKEWKELLLADDKIWDQNGFNDIVHRQLGPSVDEDSGLVYAYDGNLKLGILPSSIFCSGHTYFVQAMYQQLRLEPYAVHTTFQYAGTEGKRHRLREAMVFRDPPEYYNPPGGFLSFKPSIPKSLLLSGNHTIESHFRLVNYQIKQIRTALAIASLLNRTLVMPPLWCRIDRLWFPHPGVLDGSITRQPFLCPLDHVFEVNVMLKELPEEEFGSGVDIREYSILDNPSLPSEVKMSWLDVQLCKDGTQDCFASNNTTVGGVLKFPRHSNEETYMKVFLSFKDIKVIQFSSMQDAFSGFSDKEREDRFRKRVKRYTGIWCCVLDHTPGHIYYDMYWDEKPEWKPIPPQTSADDHPPW, encoded by the exons ATGGCGTGTGAGGAAGTGGCTCATTCGAGGCCTCTGTTCCTCACGATCTACACTATTGTCATCGTTGGCATCGTCTTTTCCTCACTCTACGTCTTCTCCGCCATTCGCCACCCCTCCGCCATTCCTTCTACTTGGTCCCTTTCAA ATGAGGATGTTCGTCTTACAGAACAAACACTCAACGGTTCTCAGTCGGAAACTGTGCATATTGTGCCTTCTGTTCCTCAGGAGGCACGAAAAATGAGGACAAGGCCTATTTTGAGTGTTCCTCCACGCAATAAAAAGATGCCATCTTTGAATGCATTCAGATTGACCAAAGAATTGGTTCAGCAAAGGGTgaaagataatattataattttgaccTTTGGTAACTATGCGTTTATGGACTTTATTCTGACTTGGGTTGAACAGTTGAATGATCTGGGAGTTTCTAATTATCTTGTTG GTGCAATGGATATCAAGTTATTGGAGGCGCTTTATTGGAAAGGGATACCGGTTTTTGACATGGGCAGCCATATGAGTACAGATGATGTTGGCTGGGGTTCTCCAACATTTCATAAAATGGGGAGAGAAAAAGTTCTTCTGATCAACTTGATATTGCCTTTTGGTTATGAGCTATTGATGTGTGACACTGACATGGTTTGgttgaag AACCCACTTCCATATCTTGCTCGTTATCCCGAAGCAGATGTTTTAACATCCAGTGATCAAGTTGTTCCAACAGTGGTTGATGATAGTCTGGAAATTTGGCAAGAAG TTGGTGCTGCTTACAACATAGGAATTTTCCATTGGAGACCTACAGAGTCTGCGAAAAAATTAGCAAAGGAATGGAAGGAACTGCTTCTAGCTGATGATAAGATATGGGATCAGAATGGTTTTAATGATATTGTACACAGACAATTAGGACCGTCAGTTGATGAGGACAGTGGACTTGTTTATGCTTATGATGGAAATCTAAAGCTGGGAATTTTGCCTTCGAGCATCTTCTGTAGTGGACATACATATTTTGTCCAG GCAATGTATCAGCAACTCAGATTGGAGCCATATGCAGTGCACACAACATTTCAATATGCAGGCACTGAAGGAAAGCGCCACCGACTGCGAGAAGCCATGGTTTTCCGTGATCCACCTGAATACTATAATCCTCCTG GGGGCTTCTTGTCATTTAAGCCATCTATTCCAAAAAGCTTGTTGCTAAGTGGGAATCATACCATTGAATCGCATTTTAGACTTGTTAATTACCAA ATAAAACAGATTAGGACAGCACTTGCAATTGCTTCCCTTTTGAACAGGACACTG GTCATGCCTCCACTATGGTGCAGAATTGATAGGTTATGGTTTCCCCATCCTGGTGTTTTGGACGGGTCTATAACTAGACAACCTTTTCTCTGTCCTTTGGATCATGTATTTGAG GTAAATGTCATGTTGAAAGAACTCCCAGAGGAAGAGTTTGGCTCTGGAGTAGATATTAGGGAGTACTCAATACTTGATAATCCCTCCCTCCCCTCAGAG GTGAAGATGTCATGGCTTGATGTTCAGCTCTGTAAGGATGGAACCCAAGATTGTTTTGCATCAAATAATACCACTGTTGGGGGAGTACTCAAATTTCCAAGGCATAGCAATGAAGAAACG TACATGAAAGTATTTTTATCATTCAAGGATATAAAAGTCATTCAGTTCTCTTCAATGCAAGATGCTTTCTCAGGTTTCAGTGACAAG GAAAGGGAAGATAGATTCAGAAAACGTGTTAAACGGTACACGGGTATATGGTGCTGCGTGCTGGATCACACTCCTGGCCACATTTATTACGATATGTACTGGGATGAGAAACCTGAATGGAAGCCAATCCCTCCTCAAACTTCTGCAGATGATCATCCACCTTGGTGA